A region of Chitinophagales bacterium DNA encodes the following proteins:
- a CDS encoding Type 1 glutamine amidotransferase-like domain-containing protein, producing the protein MKYYLSSYKFGKKVYELSNMLPKGARIGHINNSKDWTTASPEIRARHLKEEMEFLDNLGYHNEHLDLKDYFGKRGALNKKLSELDGIWLAGGHTFILRMAMRLSGFDEIYQKKLRYRKNFFWGGYSAGVCILCDSLKYISEVDMPNDFPYPQMQENIWEGLGLFDYGILPHYNSDHHESEMIGKEVQRCIDNGWLFKVMRDGEVWIVEDTLD; encoded by the coding sequence ATGAAATACTACCTCTCCTCCTATAAATTCGGCAAAAAAGTCTATGAACTTTCAAATATGCTGCCAAAAGGAGCACGCATTGGGCATATTAATAACTCTAAAGATTGGACGACAGCGAGTCCTGAAATACGAGCAAGGCATTTAAAAGAGGAAATGGAATTCTTAGATAATTTAGGATATCATAACGAACACTTAGATTTGAAAGATTATTTTGGAAAGAGAGGTGCTTTGAATAAAAAGCTATCAGAACTAGACGGTATATGGTTAGCTGGTGGGCACACTTTTATTCTTCGTATGGCTATGCGTTTGAGTGGTTTTGATGAAATCTATCAGAAAAAACTTCGTTATCGAAAAAACTTTTTCTGGGGAGGGTATAGTGCGGGCGTTTGTATTCTATGTGATTCCTTGAAATATATTTCCGAAGTAGATATGCCCAATGATTTCCCCTATCCACAGATGCAAGAAAATATCTGGGAAGGACTAGGCTTGTTCGATTATGGCATTCTGCCGCATTATAATTCTGATCATCACGAGTCCGAAATGATAGGTAAAGAAGTGCAGCGTTGTATAGATAATGGTTGGCTTTTTAAAGTCATGCGTGATGGAGAAGTGTGGATTGTGGAGGATACTCTTGATTAA
- a CDS encoding YbhB/YbcL family Raf kinase inhibitor-like protein gives MKFYITFAFLFSAFSIFSQTFTLKSKDLGGQATLKNVFKGFGCEGENISPQLYWEHAPKGTKSFAITLHDESAPTGSGWWHWLVFNIPADMKELVEKAGDVSEKLLPESIVQSKTDYGSYGYGGPCPPVGHGIHKYTITIYALDTDKLDLNRDTNAAIVGFNINAHTIEKASLVFYYRR, from the coding sequence ATGAAGTTTTATATCACTTTCGCTTTTCTATTCTCCGCTTTTAGTATTTTTTCTCAAACCTTTACCCTGAAAAGTAAAGATCTAGGCGGACAGGCAACGTTGAAAAATGTGTTTAAAGGCTTTGGCTGTGAAGGGGAGAATATATCACCACAACTCTACTGGGAGCATGCTCCTAAGGGAACCAAGAGCTTCGCCATCACCCTTCACGATGAGAGTGCTCCTACCGGCAGTGGTTGGTGGCATTGGTTGGTATTTAATATACCTGCTGATATGAAGGAGTTGGTGGAAAAAGCAGGTGATGTTTCTGAGAAACTATTGCCAGAATCTATTGTACAAAGCAAAACGGATTATGGGAGCTATGGTTACGGTGGGCCTTGTCCCCCAGTGGGGCATGGCATTCATAAATATACTATTACCATCTATGCCCTGGATACTGATAAGCTCGACCTAAATAGAGATACGAATGCAGCCATTGTAGGCTTTAACATCAATGCGCATACGATAGAAAAAGCGAGTCTAGTTTTTTATTATAGAAGATAG
- a CDS encoding TonB family protein — protein sequence MNFFYLIIGLFLYHNALSQDIDTIFYNADWQKTKNRDSFTYYRLAKLSLNPDTSYVVRDFYLSGKIQMLGQVKNLETDGRFGHFEYYDKNGVKESEGEYILDKKHGQWKFYDSLKFLYKTEEYRNGELDGLLKMYYPNGKLKRKEVYKADGFLRGECYDSTGQEIDFFPYEVMPEFPGGDDALMTYLQKKIKYPKSALKKEIEGNVIVRFVITPNGEVTDAKVTKAVSPEVDEEALRVVRSMPKWKPGLQDNIPVSVFFDIPINFSLK from the coding sequence ATGAATTTCTTTTACCTTATTATCGGCCTATTTTTATACCATAATGCACTTAGCCAAGATATAGATACTATTTTTTACAATGCAGATTGGCAAAAAACGAAAAATCGAGATAGTTTTACCTATTATCGATTGGCAAAATTAAGCTTAAATCCAGATACATCTTATGTAGTGCGAGACTTTTACTTAAGTGGTAAAATTCAAATGCTAGGTCAAGTTAAGAATTTGGAAACAGATGGTAGATTTGGTCATTTTGAGTATTATGATAAGAACGGCGTTAAAGAATCTGAAGGAGAGTATATACTAGATAAGAAGCATGGTCAATGGAAGTTTTATGACAGCTTAAAATTTTTATATAAGACAGAAGAATACCGAAACGGGGAGTTAGATGGTTTGTTAAAAATGTACTATCCTAATGGCAAACTAAAAAGAAAGGAAGTTTATAAGGCCGATGGTTTTCTGAGAGGTGAATGTTATGACTCCACTGGACAAGAGATTGATTTCTTTCCATATGAAGTAATGCCAGAATTTCCGGGCGGCGATGATGCTTTGATGACCTATCTTCAGAAAAAAATAAAATATCCAAAGAGTGCTTTAAAAAAGGAAATAGAAGGAAATGTAATTGTGAGATTTGTCATTACACCCAATGGTGAGGTGACAGATGCGAAAGTGACAAAAGCTGTGTCGCCAGAGGTAGATGAAGAGGCACTGCGAGTAGTTCGATCAATGCCTAAGTGGAAACCAGGGTTACAGGACAATATACCTGTATCCGTGTTTTTTGATATCCCTATCAATTTTTCGCTAAAGTAA